The window GTCGAAATGGTGATGCCGCCCAAGCGTGCACGGCGATCCGGCGGACGCGGACGGCGCGGCGCGAACGAGGCCAATCCGATCGGCGATCCGTTGTTCGAGGCGTTGCGCGATTTGCGTCGCACGCTCGCAAGCGAGGCGCAAGTCCCGCCTTATCTCGTATTCGGTGACGCGGCGTTGCGCGAAATGGTCAAGGCGCGCCCCACGACGGTGGCGGAGTTTGGGCAAATCAGCGGTGTGGGGGCGAAGAAGCTGGACGCATTCGGCGATGCATTCCTGGCGGTCATCCGGCAATATTGACAAACTGCCGGCTCCTGATAAATATGATATCATAATTATATCAGGAGCAGAAACTATGTCCGACACTCAATCCGCCCCGGTGCCGCGCGCGAAAGGCGCGATGAACGTCAGCGAGGAAAGGCCGTCCAGTACTTTTAACGGCTATATGATGTTGCTGGTGCTACTTGGTGTGGCGGCGATCGGCTTCCTCATTATGTGGGCCGGTTTTCCGGGTGTCGGGGCTGGTAAGGGTACCAAGCTGCTGTTTGCCGGATCGATCGTCGGTACGATCCTTGCGCTGTGTCTCGTTGCCGCGGGCTTCTTCATGATCCAGCCCAATCAGGCCGCCGCAATTACGCTGTTCGGCGAATATCGCGGCAGCGAACGGACCGAGGGTTTGCGCTGGGTATGGCCATGGATGATGCGCCAGAAAGTGTCCGTCCGGGCGCGTAACGTGCATTCGGACCGGGTCAAGATCAACGATCTGCGCGGCAATCCCATCGAAATTGCCTGCAATGTGGTGTGGCGCGTGGTCGATACCGCGCAGGCTAGCTTCGATGTCGACGACTATAAGGAATTCGTGAACATCCAGATCGAGGCAGGTCTGCGCACTGTCGGTTCGCGCCATCCCTATGACGATTTCGAAGGCGAAGCAGTAACACTGCGCGGCGGCGCGGAAACCATCAATCGCGAATTGCTGGAAGAACTGAACGAACGCCTTCGTGTCGCCGGCATCCTGGTGGATGAGGCGGGCCTTACGCACCTTGCCTACGCGCCGGAAATTGCCAGTGCCATGCTGCGCCGCCAGCAAGCAGAAGCCGTGGTGGCCGCGCGCAAGACCGTCGTG of the Alteripontixanthobacter maritimus genome contains:
- a CDS encoding SPFH domain-containing protein; translation: MSDTQSAPVPRAKGAMNVSEERPSSTFNGYMMLLVLLGVAAIGFLIMWAGFPGVGAGKGTKLLFAGSIVGTILALCLVAAGFFMIQPNQAAAITLFGEYRGSERTEGLRWVWPWMMRQKVSVRARNVHSDRVKINDLRGNPIEIACNVVWRVVDTAQASFDVDDYKEFVNIQIEAGLRTVGSRHPYDDFEGEAVTLRGGAETINRELLEELNERLRVAGILVDEAGLTHLAYAPEIASAMLRRQQAEAVVAARKTVVIGAVGMVDDALTKLSDDGIVEMDDERRAAMVSNLMVVLCSDRDAQPVVNSGSLYQ